From Microbacterium pseudoresistens, the proteins below share one genomic window:
- the ligD gene encoding non-homologous end-joining DNA ligase has protein sequence MASERVTLTVAGPDGDRRVDLSSPNRAVWPDAEGGPITKAELAEYVQAVAGPFLAANGDRPVSLERFRVGIGGESFFSKNPPKGTPDFVESVEVTYNSGRSHPQLVLTEPAAIVWAVQMNTVVFHPWASLAADTDDPVELRIDLDPQPGTGIQEAVAAAHELRAVLREAGLEPFVKTSGNRGLHVFCPIVPEHEFLVVRHAVIAAGRELERRMPDRVTTNWWKEERGERIFVDYNQANRDRTMAGAYSPRALPHAAVSTPVEWDELDDLDPTRFTVRTVPQRLADTGDPWARMQESPGRIDTLLEWWERDVEKGLGELPFPPEFPKMPGEPPRVQPSKRVAENWDAEGNRIAE, from the coding sequence ATGGCATCCGAGCGCGTCACGCTGACCGTCGCAGGCCCCGACGGCGATCGCCGCGTCGACCTGTCCAGTCCGAACCGCGCGGTGTGGCCGGATGCCGAGGGCGGGCCGATCACGAAGGCAGAGCTCGCCGAGTACGTGCAGGCGGTCGCAGGGCCCTTCCTCGCCGCGAACGGTGACCGCCCCGTCTCGCTGGAGCGCTTCCGCGTCGGGATCGGCGGGGAGTCGTTCTTCTCGAAGAACCCGCCCAAGGGCACGCCGGATTTCGTCGAGAGCGTCGAGGTCACGTACAACAGCGGTCGCAGTCATCCGCAGCTCGTGCTGACCGAGCCCGCCGCGATCGTCTGGGCCGTGCAGATGAACACCGTCGTCTTCCACCCGTGGGCCTCGCTCGCGGCCGACACCGACGATCCGGTCGAGCTGCGCATCGATCTCGACCCGCAGCCGGGCACCGGCATCCAGGAAGCGGTCGCCGCGGCGCACGAGCTTCGCGCGGTGCTCCGCGAGGCGGGGTTGGAGCCGTTCGTGAAGACGAGCGGCAACCGCGGCCTGCACGTGTTCTGCCCGATCGTGCCCGAGCACGAGTTCCTCGTCGTGCGGCATGCCGTCATCGCCGCGGGGCGCGAGCTGGAGCGACGGATGCCCGACCGCGTCACGACGAACTGGTGGAAGGAGGAGCGCGGCGAGCGCATCTTCGTCGACTACAACCAGGCGAACCGTGACCGCACGATGGCCGGCGCGTACAGCCCGCGCGCTCTTCCGCACGCCGCCGTGTCCACGCCGGTCGAGTGGGACGAGCTCGACGACCTCGATCCGACCCGTTTCACGGTGCGCACCGTGCCGCAGCGGCTGGCCGACACGGGCGACCCGTGGGCGCGGATGCAGGAGTCGCCCGGGCGGATCGACACCCTGCTGGAGTGGTGGGAGCGCGATGTCGAGAAGGGCCTGGGCGAACTGCCCTTTCCGCCCGAGTTCCCGAAGATGCCCGGCGAGCCGCCGCGTGTGCAGCCGAGTAAGCGCGTCGCGGAGAATTGGGACGCCGAGGGCAACCGCATCGCGGAGTGA